The following proteins are encoded in a genomic region of Brachypodium distachyon strain Bd21 chromosome 1, Brachypodium_distachyon_v3.0, whole genome shotgun sequence:
- the LOC100833422 gene encoding probable ribosome-binding factor A, chloroplastic, whose protein sequence is MFPCRPLVSPPLPRALAVSVTVRRLPSSALSLRVVRCMAKERRVRMVAKQIQRELADMLTRDPIMLRAVLPEAALGADRYLSSLTTIADVELSNDLQVCKVYVSVFGDERGKKVAMAGLKDKTKYVRSQIGKRMKLRLTPEIRFIEDESMERGSRILTILDKLKEEREKQEGNDLEEDAETSDLGEEDGDWEGDEPDEEDIIYVK, encoded by the exons ATGTTCCCGTGCCGCCCGCTGGTgtctccgccgctgccgcgcgcTCTCGCCGTCTCCGTGACCGTGCGGCGGCTGCCGTCGTCGGCGCTGTCGCTGCGCGTGGTGCGGTGCATGGCCAAGGAGCGGCGGGTGCGGATGGTGGCGAAGCAGATCCAGCGGGAGCTGGCCGACATGCTGACACGCGACCCCATCATGCTGCGCGCCGTCCTCCCCGAGGCCGCCCTCGGCGCCGACCGCTACCTCTCCTCCCTCACCACCATAGCCGACGTCGAGCTCTCCAACGACCTCCAG GTGTGCAAGGTGTATGTGTCCGTGTTTGGGGACGAGAGGGGGAAGAAGGTCGCCATGGCCGGACTCAAGGACAAGACCAAGTATGTCAGGAGCCAGATTGGGAAGCGGATGAAGCTGCGCCTCACGCCTGAGATACGGTTCATCGAAGACGAGTCCATGGAGCGCGGAAGCAGG ATTCTTACTATCCTGGACAAACTAAAGGAGGAACGGGAGAAGCAAGAAGGAAATGATCTAGAGGAAGATGCAGAAACTTCAGATCtaggagaagaagatggtgacTGGGAAGGAGATGAGCCAGATGAGGAGGACATAATTTATGTAAAATAG
- the LOC100833109 gene encoding GDP-mannose 4,6 dehydratase 1 → MAAPHSNGGAAAGAGEEEAVAVASVPRSLAPPRKVALVTGITGQDGSYLTELLLSKGYEVHGLIRRSSNFNTQRLDHLYHDPHATPSAARPPMRLHYADLSDSSSLRRALDHVLPDEVYNLAAQSHVAVSFEIPDYTADVTATGALRLLEAVRLSAKPMRYYQAGSSEMFGSTPPPQSEDTPFHPRSPYAAAKVAAHWYTVNYREAYGIFACNGVLFNHESPRRGENFVTRKITRAVGRIKVGLQTKVFLGNLSAARDWGFAGDYVEAMWLMLQQDKPGDYVVATEECHTVEEFLQAAFGYAGLDWKDHVVIDKKYFRPAEVDCLKGDSSKSRRELGWKPKVGFQQLVEMMVDNDIELAKKEKVLVDAGYRDPKQQP, encoded by the coding sequence ATGGCCGCCCCGCACTCCAacggcggcgctgccgccggcgccggcgaggaggaggccgtcgcaGTCGCATCGGTGCCCCGctccctcgcgccgccgcggaagGTGGCCCTGGTGACGGGCATCACGGGGCAGGACGGGAGCTACCTGACGGAGCTGCTCCTCTCCAAGGGCTACGAGGTGCACGGCCTCATCCGCCGCTCCTCCAACTTCAACACGCAGCGGCTCGACCACCTCTACCACGACCCGCACGCCACCCcttccgccgcccgcccgcccatGCGCCTCCACTACGCCGACCTCTCcgactcctcctccctccgccgcgcgctcgACCACGTCCTCCCCGACGAGGTCTACAACCTCGCCGCGCAGTCCCACGTCGCCGTCTCCTTCGAGATCCCCGACTACACCGCCGACGTCACCGCCACCGGcgcgctccgcctcctcgagGCCGTCCGCCTCTCCGCCAAGCCCATGCGCTACTACCAGGCCGGCTCCTCCGAGATGTTCGGctccaccccgccgccgcagagcGAGGACACGCCCTTCCACCCGCGCTCCCcctacgccgccgccaaggtcGCCGCGCACTGGTACACCGTCAACTACCGCGAGGCCTACGGCATCTTCGCCTGCAACGGCGTGCTCTTCAACCACGAGTCCCCCCGCCGCGGCGAGAACTTCGTCACCCGCAAGATCACCCGTGCCGTCGGCCGCATCAAGGTCGGCCTCCAGACCAAGGTCTTCCTCGGCAACCTCTCCGCCGCCAGGGACTGGGGTTTCGCCGGGGATTACGTCGAGGCAATGTGGCTCATGCTGCAGCAGGACAAGCCTGGTGACTATGTCGTCGCCACTGAGGAGTGCCACACCGTGGAGGAGTTCTTGCAGGCTGCCTTTGGGTACGCCGGGTTGGATTGGAAGGATCATGTGGTCATTGACAAGAAGTACTTCCGCCCCGCAGAGGTGGACTGCCTCAAGGGGGATTCATCCAAGTCCAGGAGAGAGCTTGGGTGGAAGCCCAAGGTTGGGTTCCAGCAGCTAGTCGAGATGATGGTCGATAACGACATTGAGCTCGCCAAGAAGGAGAAGGTCCTTGTGGATGCAGGGTATCGTGATCCCAAGCAGCAGCCATAG
- the LOC100827951 gene encoding uncharacterized protein LOC100827951 — MASPSLTPAAHPPLPDADSPPPLPDADSPPPPPDDDAPPPPAQDPQASLPADLLEDIFLRLPTTSDLARASAACAAFRQIVTALPFRRRFRSVHRPPVLGFLRDDFYPCKPPHASAPAARALAQAADFAFSFLPNAAGWSPRDARDGRVLFSAVPASHGRGDFADATSTTFVDLVVCDPLSRRYVQIPPVPDDVAASIEGCGMLDFEPFLAPASSEDLQEVEPPFRVIGKVLCETKVAVFAFSSRTGKWSCHGSSALSNDVVLDALYERRHYVHGCFCWLLEWMEKLLMLDAHTMEFSIIDLPPGNDERRLAILEAGEGRLGLLNIGRNTLDLYYKVWRNRGDGKQEWKHETMEHPLPDYHWRIIGSDEEYLLLRGISLDWPWFGNSSSQGPDIEYFALELKALRLERMYVSKHKMLHAHLYRGFSPAFSSPSI, encoded by the coding sequence ATGGCCTCGCCTTCGCTTACCCCCGCCGCCCATCCGCCGCTCCCGGACGCCGATtcccctccgccgctcccggacGCCGATTcccctccaccgccaccggaCGACGAcgcccctccgccgccggcccagGATCCGCAGGCGTCCCTCCCGGCCGACCTCCTCGAGGAcatcttcctccgcctcccgaCCACGTCCGAcctcgcgcgcgcctccgCGGCCTGCGCCGCCTTCCGCCAGATCGTGACCGCCCtccccttccgccgccgcttccgctCCGTCCACCGACCCCCGGTCCTCGGCTTCCTCCGGGACGACTTCTACCCTTGCAAGCCTCCCCACGCCTCCGCCCCGGCCGCTCGCGCGCTCGCGCAGGCCGCCGActtcgccttctccttcctccccaaCGCCGCCGGTTGGAGCCCCCGCGACGCCCGCGACGGCCGCGTCCTCTtctccgccgtccccgcctcCCACGGCCGCGGCGACTTCGCggacgccacctccaccaccttcGTGGACCTCGTCGTCTGCGACCCTCTCTCCCGCCGCTACGTCCAGATCCCGCCCGTCCCGGACGACGTGGCGGCCTCCATCGAGGGCTGCGGCATGCTGGATTTCGAGCCCTTCCTAGCCCCAGCcagcagcgaggacttgcagGAGGTGGAGCCGCCCTTCAGGGTGATCGGCAAGGtgctgtgcgaaaccaaggtTGCCGTCTTCGCCTTCTCTTCACGCACCGGCAAATGGAGTTGCCATGGCTCAAGCGCTCTGTCCAATGACGTTGTGCTGGATGCATTGTATGAACGGCGCCACTACGTGCACGGCTGCTTCTGCTGGCTGTTGGAATGGATGGAGAAGTTGCTCATGCTCGATGCACATACGATGGAGTTCTCCATTATCGACCTCCCGCCTGGCAACGATGAGAGACGGCTCGCCATTCTGGAGGCAGGAGAAGGCAGGCTCGGTCTATTAAACATTGGTAGGAACACATTGGATCTATATTATAAGGTTTGGCGGAACAGAGGTGATGGCAAGCAAGAGTGGAAGCACGAGACGATGGAACACCCCTTGCCAGACTATCACTGGCGTATCATAGGATCAGATGAGGAGTACTTGCTCCTGAGAGGGATTTCACTAGATTGGCCCTGGTTCGGAAACTCTTCGTCGCAAGGCCCAGATATAGAGTATTTTGCACTAGAGCTCAAGGCACTGCGGCTTGAGAGGATGTATGTATCGAAGCACAAAATGTTGCACGCTCATCTGTATAGAGGCTTCTCACCAGCGTTCTCGTCACCGAGTATATGA